Proteins from a single region of Esox lucius isolate fEsoLuc1 chromosome 13, fEsoLuc1.pri, whole genome shotgun sequence:
- the fgfr1a gene encoding fibroblast growth factor receptor 1-A isoform X4, which produces MPQRSRWTSIPRVVNSCNTPQRMLAVQSMLVFLALLAHILPIQARPAIPNEVIHMPSVEIQAEVFTLYPGDRLELSCNTKYPVNWTKEHAVVVDGEHTRLRDGKLEIEGVELADSGLYTCTTFGNHSSYFSVNVTVVLFSYSLADILASSEDEDEEDETSSEEAKLSSIQKLLPMAPQWAQPDKMEKKLHAVPASKTVKFRCQASGNPTPTLKWFKNGKEFKRDQRIGGFKVREHMWTIIMESVVPSDKGNYTCVVENKHGSINHTYQLDVVERSPHRPILQAGLPANRTAVVGSDVEFECKVFSDPQPHIQWLKHIEVNGSRVGPDGLPYVRILKHSGVNSSDTQVLTLYNVTEEESGEYICKVSNYIGEANQSAWLTVVRHEAQAVPRSPPPTKRTWRVLIYCVGFFLIAVMVAVAIIFKMRSSSKKTDFSSELAVHKLAKSIPLRRQVSVDSSSSLHSGVMLVRPSRLSSSGSPMLTGVSEYELPQDPRWELPRDRLVLGKPLGEGCFGQVVMGEALGLDQEKPNRVTKVAVKMLKSDATEKDLSDLISEMEMMKIIGKHKNIINLLGACTQDGPLYVIVEYASKGNLREYLRARRPPGMEYCYNPDQVPIENMSIKDLVSCAYQVARGMEYLSSKKVTSGSDSTYISTCIHRDLAARNVLVTEDNVMKIADFGLARDIHHIDYYKKTTNGRLPVKWMAPEALFDRIYTHQSDVWSFGVLLWEIFTLGGSPYPGVPVEELFKLLKEGHRMDKPSTCTHELYMMMRDCWHAVPSHRPTFKQLVEDLDRTLAMTSNQEYLELFVPLDQYSPNYPDTRSSTCSSGEDSVFSHDAGAEEPCLPKFPPHSNGVALKKR; this is translated from the exons ATGCCCCAAAGGTCCAGATGGACTTCCATTCCCAGAGTGGTCAACAGCTGTAACACCCCCCAAAGGATGTTGGCAGTGCAAAGTATGCTTGTGTTTCTGGCCTTGCTTGCACACATTCTACCAATCCAGGCCCGGCCTGCCATCCCTAATGAAG TTATCCATATGCCATCTGTGGAAATCCAAGCAGAGGTTTTCACCCTCTACCCTGGGGACCGCCTGGAGCTGAGTTGTAACACTAAGTACCCTGTCAACTGGACTAAGGAGCATGCAGTGGTAGTGGATGGGGAGCACACACGTTTAAGGGATGGCAAGCTTGAGATTGAGGGCGTGGAGCTGGCCGACTCTGGCTTGTACACTTGCACCACCTTTGGCAACCACAGCTCTTACTTCTCTGTCAATGTTACAG TTGTTCTCTTTTCCTATTCACTAGCTGATATCCTGGCATCTTCTGAAGATGAAGACGAGGAGGATGAGACTTCCTCAGAGGAGGCAAAGCTGTCTAGCATTCAAAAGCTTTTAC CAATGGCCCCTCAGTGGGCTCAGCCAGACAAGATGGAGAAAAAACTGCATGCCGTCCCAGCCAGTAAGACTGTCAAGTTCCGCTGCCAGGCCAGTGGGAACCCCACCCCAACACTTAAGTGGTTCAAGAACGGCAAGGAGTTCAAGAGGGATCAGCGAATTGGGGGCTTCAAA GTCAGAGAACACATGTGGACCATCATCATGGAGTCTGTGGTTCCATCTGACAAGGGGAACTACACTTGTGTAGTGGAAAACAAACATGGAAGCATCAACCACACTTACCAACTGGATGTTGTTG AGCGTTCTCCCCACAGACCCATACTGCAGGCGGGACTGCCAGCCAATCGCACCGCTGTGGTGGGTAGTGATGTGGAGTTTGAGTGTAAGGTGTTTAGTGACCCCCAGCCTCACATCCAGTGGCTGAAACACATCGAGGTCAACGGGAGCCGCGTAGGTCCTGATGGTTTACCCTACGTCCGTATTCTCAAG CACTCTGGGGTCAATAGCTCGGACACTCAGGTGTTGACCCTCTACAATGTCACTGAGGAGGAGAGCGGGGAGTATATATGTAAAGTGTCCAATTATATAGGAGAGGCCAATCAGTCGGCCTGGCTGACCGTCGTCAGGCATGAGGCCCAAG CAGTCCCCCGCTCCCCACCACCAACCAAACGTACCTGGAGGGTGCTGATCTACTGTGTGGGCTTCTTCCTCATTGCTGTCATGGTGGCCGTGGCTATCATCTTCAAGATGCGCAGCTCGTCCAAGAAGACTGACTTCAGTAGTGAGCTGGCTGTCCACAAGCTGGCCAAAAGCATTCCCCTGCGCAGACAG GTTTCGGTAGACTCTAGCTCCTCCCTCCACTCTGGAGTGATGTTGGTGCGCCCCTCTCGCCTCTCCTCCAGCGGCTCTCCTATGTTGACTGGGGTGTCTGAGTACGAACTGCCTCAGGACCCACGATGGGAACTGCCCAGGGACAG GCTGGTGCTGGGGAAGCCCCTGGGAGAAGGCTGCTTTGGCCAGGTGGTCATGGGAGAGGCTCTAGGGCTAGACCAAGAGAAGCCGAACAGGGTCACCAAAGTGGCCGTCAAGATGCTGAAAT CTGACGCTACAGAGAAAGACCTGTCAGACCTGATCTCAGAGATGGAGATGATGAAGATCATTGGGAAGCACAAAAACATCATTAACCTGCTGGGAGCCTGCACCCAGGACG GTCCTCTCTATGTTATTGTGGAGTATGCCTCCAAGGGCAACCTTCGGGAGTATCTGAGAGCACGGCGTCCACCAGGCATGGAGTATTGCTACAACCCTGACCAGGTTCCCATAGAGAACATGTCTATTAAGGACCTGGTGTCCTGTGCCTACCAGGTTGCCCGTGGCATGGAGTACCTGTCCTCTAAGAAGGTAACATCAGGATCTGACTCAACCTACATCAGCACA TGTATCCACAGAGACCTGGCAGCCCGTAACGTGCTAGTGACGGAAGACAATGTAATGAAGATTGCAGACTTTGGCCTGGCCAGAGATATCCACCATATTGACTATTATAAAAAGACTACCAAT GGTCGTTTACCAGTCAAGTGGATGGCCCCAGAAGCTCTATTTGACCGGATATACACCCACCAAAGTGATGT ATGGTCTTTTGGGGTGCTGCTGTGGGAGATCTTCACCCTGGGGGGCTCTCCATACCCAGGAGTCCCTGTGGAAGAGCTGTTTAAGCTGCTAAAGGAGGGCCACCGTATGGACAAGCCATCCACCTGCACTCATGAATT ATACATGATGATGAGGGACTGCTGGCATGCTGTTCCCTCCCACCGCCCCACATTCAAGCAGCTGGTGGAAGACTTGGACCGCACCCTGGCCATGACGTCCAACCAG GAGTACTTGGAGCTGTTTGTGCCTCTAGACCAGTATTCCCCCAACTACCCGGACACTCGCAGCTCCACCTGCTCCTCGGGCGAGGACTCTGTTTTCTCCCACGATGCAGGGGCTGAGGAGCCCTGCCTGCCAAAGTTCCCTCCCCACTCCAACGGGGTGGCCCTGAAAAAGCGTTGA
- the fgfr1a gene encoding fibroblast growth factor receptor 1-A isoform X5, with translation MPQRSRWTSIPRVVNSCNTPQRMLAVQSMLVFLALLAHILPIQARPAIPNEVIHMPSVEIQAEVFTLYPGDRLELSCNTKYPVNWTKEHAVVVDGEHTRLRDGKLEIEGVELADSGLYTCTTFGNHSSYFSVNVTVVLFSYSLADILASSEDEDEEDETSSEEAKLSSIQKLLPMAPQWAQPDKMEKKLHAVPASKTVKFRCQASGNPTPTLKWFKNGKEFKRDQRIGGFKVREHMWTIIMESVVPSDKGNYTCVVENKHGSINHTYQLDVVERSPHRPILQAGLPANRTAVVGSDVEFECKVFSDPQPHIQWLKHIEVNGSRVGPDGLPYVRILKTAGLNTTDKEMEILQLRNVSFDDAGEYTCLAGNSIGISYQSAWLTVFKVPRSPPPTKRTWRVLIYCVGFFLIAVMVAVAIIFKMRSSSKKTDFSSELAVHKLAKSIPLRRQVTVSVDSSSSLHSGVMLVRPSRLSSSGSPMLTGVSEYELPQDPRWELPRDRLVLGKPLGEGCFGQVVMGEALGLDQEKPNRVTKVAVKMLKSDATEKDLSDLISEMEMMKIIGKHKNIINLLGACTQDGPLYVIVEYASKGNLREYLRARRPPGMEYCYNPDQVPIENMSIKDLVSCAYQVARGMEYLSSKKVTSGSDSTYISTCIHRDLAARNVLVTEDNVMKIADFGLARDIHHIDYYKKTTNGRLPVKWMAPEALFDRIYTHQSDVWSFGVLLWEIFTLGGSPYPGVPVEELFKLLKEGHRMDKPSTCTHELYMMMRDCWHAVPSHRPTFKQLVEDLDRTLAMTSNQEYLELFVPLDQYSPNYPDTRSSTCSSGEDSVFSHDAGAEEPCLPKFPPHSNGVALKKR, from the exons ATGCCCCAAAGGTCCAGATGGACTTCCATTCCCAGAGTGGTCAACAGCTGTAACACCCCCCAAAGGATGTTGGCAGTGCAAAGTATGCTTGTGTTTCTGGCCTTGCTTGCACACATTCTACCAATCCAGGCCCGGCCTGCCATCCCTAATGAAG TTATCCATATGCCATCTGTGGAAATCCAAGCAGAGGTTTTCACCCTCTACCCTGGGGACCGCCTGGAGCTGAGTTGTAACACTAAGTACCCTGTCAACTGGACTAAGGAGCATGCAGTGGTAGTGGATGGGGAGCACACACGTTTAAGGGATGGCAAGCTTGAGATTGAGGGCGTGGAGCTGGCCGACTCTGGCTTGTACACTTGCACCACCTTTGGCAACCACAGCTCTTACTTCTCTGTCAATGTTACAG TTGTTCTCTTTTCCTATTCACTAGCTGATATCCTGGCATCTTCTGAAGATGAAGACGAGGAGGATGAGACTTCCTCAGAGGAGGCAAAGCTGTCTAGCATTCAAAAGCTTTTAC CAATGGCCCCTCAGTGGGCTCAGCCAGACAAGATGGAGAAAAAACTGCATGCCGTCCCAGCCAGTAAGACTGTCAAGTTCCGCTGCCAGGCCAGTGGGAACCCCACCCCAACACTTAAGTGGTTCAAGAACGGCAAGGAGTTCAAGAGGGATCAGCGAATTGGGGGCTTCAAA GTCAGAGAACACATGTGGACCATCATCATGGAGTCTGTGGTTCCATCTGACAAGGGGAACTACACTTGTGTAGTGGAAAACAAACATGGAAGCATCAACCACACTTACCAACTGGATGTTGTTG AGCGTTCTCCCCACAGACCCATACTGCAGGCGGGACTGCCAGCCAATCGCACCGCTGTGGTGGGTAGTGATGTGGAGTTTGAGTGTAAGGTGTTTAGTGACCCCCAGCCTCACATCCAGTGGCTGAAACACATCGAGGTCAACGGGAGCCGCGTAGGTCCTGATGGTTTACCCTACGTCCGTATTCTCAAG ACTGCTGGCCTTAACACCACGGACAAGGAAATGGAAATCCTCCAACTGAGGAATGTGTCTTTTGATGACGCTGGGGAGTATACCTGCTTGGCGGGCAATTCTATCGGGATCTCTTATCAGTCTGCATGGTTGACCGTTTTCAAAG TCCCCCGCTCCCCACCACCAACCAAACGTACCTGGAGGGTGCTGATCTACTGTGTGGGCTTCTTCCTCATTGCTGTCATGGTGGCCGTGGCTATCATCTTCAAGATGCGCAGCTCGTCCAAGAAGACTGACTTCAGTAGTGAGCTGGCTGTCCACAAGCTGGCCAAAAGCATTCCCCTGCGCAGACAGGTAACA GTTTCGGTAGACTCTAGCTCCTCCCTCCACTCTGGAGTGATGTTGGTGCGCCCCTCTCGCCTCTCCTCCAGCGGCTCTCCTATGTTGACTGGGGTGTCTGAGTACGAACTGCCTCAGGACCCACGATGGGAACTGCCCAGGGACAG GCTGGTGCTGGGGAAGCCCCTGGGAGAAGGCTGCTTTGGCCAGGTGGTCATGGGAGAGGCTCTAGGGCTAGACCAAGAGAAGCCGAACAGGGTCACCAAAGTGGCCGTCAAGATGCTGAAAT CTGACGCTACAGAGAAAGACCTGTCAGACCTGATCTCAGAGATGGAGATGATGAAGATCATTGGGAAGCACAAAAACATCATTAACCTGCTGGGAGCCTGCACCCAGGACG GTCCTCTCTATGTTATTGTGGAGTATGCCTCCAAGGGCAACCTTCGGGAGTATCTGAGAGCACGGCGTCCACCAGGCATGGAGTATTGCTACAACCCTGACCAGGTTCCCATAGAGAACATGTCTATTAAGGACCTGGTGTCCTGTGCCTACCAGGTTGCCCGTGGCATGGAGTACCTGTCCTCTAAGAAGGTAACATCAGGATCTGACTCAACCTACATCAGCACA TGTATCCACAGAGACCTGGCAGCCCGTAACGTGCTAGTGACGGAAGACAATGTAATGAAGATTGCAGACTTTGGCCTGGCCAGAGATATCCACCATATTGACTATTATAAAAAGACTACCAAT GGTCGTTTACCAGTCAAGTGGATGGCCCCAGAAGCTCTATTTGACCGGATATACACCCACCAAAGTGATGT ATGGTCTTTTGGGGTGCTGCTGTGGGAGATCTTCACCCTGGGGGGCTCTCCATACCCAGGAGTCCCTGTGGAAGAGCTGTTTAAGCTGCTAAAGGAGGGCCACCGTATGGACAAGCCATCCACCTGCACTCATGAATT ATACATGATGATGAGGGACTGCTGGCATGCTGTTCCCTCCCACCGCCCCACATTCAAGCAGCTGGTGGAAGACTTGGACCGCACCCTGGCCATGACGTCCAACCAG GAGTACTTGGAGCTGTTTGTGCCTCTAGACCAGTATTCCCCCAACTACCCGGACACTCGCAGCTCCACCTGCTCCTCGGGCGAGGACTCTGTTTTCTCCCACGATGCAGGGGCTGAGGAGCCCTGCCTGCCAAAGTTCCCTCCCCACTCCAACGGGGTGGCCCTGAAAAAGCGTTGA
- the fgfr1a gene encoding fibroblast growth factor receptor 1-A isoform X2, producing MPQRSRWTSIPRVVNSCNTPQRMLAVQSMLVFLALLAHILPIQARPAIPNEVIHMPSVEIQAEVFTLYPGDRLELSCNTKYPVNWTKEHAVVVDGEHTRLRDGKLEIEGVELADSGLYTCTTFGNHSSYFSVNVTVVLFSYSLADILASSEDEDEEDETSSEEAKLSSIQKLLPMAPQWAQPDKMEKKLHAVPASKTVKFRCQASGNPTPTLKWFKNGKEFKRDQRIGGFKVREHMWTIIMESVVPSDKGNYTCVVENKHGSINHTYQLDVVERSPHRPILQAGLPANRTAVVGSDVEFECKVFSDPQPHIQWLKHIEVNGSRVGPDGLPYVRILKHSGVNSSDTQVLTLYNVTEEESGEYICKVSNYIGEANQSAWLTVVRHEAQVPRSPPPTKRTWRVLIYCVGFFLIAVMVAVAIIFKMRSSSKKTDFSSELAVHKLAKSIPLRRQVTVSVDSSSSLHSGVMLVRPSRLSSSGSPMLTGVSEYELPQDPRWELPRDRLVLGKPLGEGCFGQVVMGEALGLDQEKPNRVTKVAVKMLKSDATEKDLSDLISEMEMMKIIGKHKNIINLLGACTQDGPLYVIVEYASKGNLREYLRARRPPGMEYCYNPDQVPIENMSIKDLVSCAYQVARGMEYLSSKKVTSGSDSTYISTCIHRDLAARNVLVTEDNVMKIADFGLARDIHHIDYYKKTTNGRLPVKWMAPEALFDRIYTHQSDVWSFGVLLWEIFTLGGSPYPGVPVEELFKLLKEGHRMDKPSTCTHELYMMMRDCWHAVPSHRPTFKQLVEDLDRTLAMTSNQEYLELFVPLDQYSPNYPDTRSSTCSSGEDSVFSHDAGAEEPCLPKFPPHSNGVALKKR from the exons ATGCCCCAAAGGTCCAGATGGACTTCCATTCCCAGAGTGGTCAACAGCTGTAACACCCCCCAAAGGATGTTGGCAGTGCAAAGTATGCTTGTGTTTCTGGCCTTGCTTGCACACATTCTACCAATCCAGGCCCGGCCTGCCATCCCTAATGAAG TTATCCATATGCCATCTGTGGAAATCCAAGCAGAGGTTTTCACCCTCTACCCTGGGGACCGCCTGGAGCTGAGTTGTAACACTAAGTACCCTGTCAACTGGACTAAGGAGCATGCAGTGGTAGTGGATGGGGAGCACACACGTTTAAGGGATGGCAAGCTTGAGATTGAGGGCGTGGAGCTGGCCGACTCTGGCTTGTACACTTGCACCACCTTTGGCAACCACAGCTCTTACTTCTCTGTCAATGTTACAG TTGTTCTCTTTTCCTATTCACTAGCTGATATCCTGGCATCTTCTGAAGATGAAGACGAGGAGGATGAGACTTCCTCAGAGGAGGCAAAGCTGTCTAGCATTCAAAAGCTTTTAC CAATGGCCCCTCAGTGGGCTCAGCCAGACAAGATGGAGAAAAAACTGCATGCCGTCCCAGCCAGTAAGACTGTCAAGTTCCGCTGCCAGGCCAGTGGGAACCCCACCCCAACACTTAAGTGGTTCAAGAACGGCAAGGAGTTCAAGAGGGATCAGCGAATTGGGGGCTTCAAA GTCAGAGAACACATGTGGACCATCATCATGGAGTCTGTGGTTCCATCTGACAAGGGGAACTACACTTGTGTAGTGGAAAACAAACATGGAAGCATCAACCACACTTACCAACTGGATGTTGTTG AGCGTTCTCCCCACAGACCCATACTGCAGGCGGGACTGCCAGCCAATCGCACCGCTGTGGTGGGTAGTGATGTGGAGTTTGAGTGTAAGGTGTTTAGTGACCCCCAGCCTCACATCCAGTGGCTGAAACACATCGAGGTCAACGGGAGCCGCGTAGGTCCTGATGGTTTACCCTACGTCCGTATTCTCAAG CACTCTGGGGTCAATAGCTCGGACACTCAGGTGTTGACCCTCTACAATGTCACTGAGGAGGAGAGCGGGGAGTATATATGTAAAGTGTCCAATTATATAGGAGAGGCCAATCAGTCGGCCTGGCTGACCGTCGTCAGGCATGAGGCCCAAG TCCCCCGCTCCCCACCACCAACCAAACGTACCTGGAGGGTGCTGATCTACTGTGTGGGCTTCTTCCTCATTGCTGTCATGGTGGCCGTGGCTATCATCTTCAAGATGCGCAGCTCGTCCAAGAAGACTGACTTCAGTAGTGAGCTGGCTGTCCACAAGCTGGCCAAAAGCATTCCCCTGCGCAGACAGGTAACA GTTTCGGTAGACTCTAGCTCCTCCCTCCACTCTGGAGTGATGTTGGTGCGCCCCTCTCGCCTCTCCTCCAGCGGCTCTCCTATGTTGACTGGGGTGTCTGAGTACGAACTGCCTCAGGACCCACGATGGGAACTGCCCAGGGACAG GCTGGTGCTGGGGAAGCCCCTGGGAGAAGGCTGCTTTGGCCAGGTGGTCATGGGAGAGGCTCTAGGGCTAGACCAAGAGAAGCCGAACAGGGTCACCAAAGTGGCCGTCAAGATGCTGAAAT CTGACGCTACAGAGAAAGACCTGTCAGACCTGATCTCAGAGATGGAGATGATGAAGATCATTGGGAAGCACAAAAACATCATTAACCTGCTGGGAGCCTGCACCCAGGACG GTCCTCTCTATGTTATTGTGGAGTATGCCTCCAAGGGCAACCTTCGGGAGTATCTGAGAGCACGGCGTCCACCAGGCATGGAGTATTGCTACAACCCTGACCAGGTTCCCATAGAGAACATGTCTATTAAGGACCTGGTGTCCTGTGCCTACCAGGTTGCCCGTGGCATGGAGTACCTGTCCTCTAAGAAGGTAACATCAGGATCTGACTCAACCTACATCAGCACA TGTATCCACAGAGACCTGGCAGCCCGTAACGTGCTAGTGACGGAAGACAATGTAATGAAGATTGCAGACTTTGGCCTGGCCAGAGATATCCACCATATTGACTATTATAAAAAGACTACCAAT GGTCGTTTACCAGTCAAGTGGATGGCCCCAGAAGCTCTATTTGACCGGATATACACCCACCAAAGTGATGT ATGGTCTTTTGGGGTGCTGCTGTGGGAGATCTTCACCCTGGGGGGCTCTCCATACCCAGGAGTCCCTGTGGAAGAGCTGTTTAAGCTGCTAAAGGAGGGCCACCGTATGGACAAGCCATCCACCTGCACTCATGAATT ATACATGATGATGAGGGACTGCTGGCATGCTGTTCCCTCCCACCGCCCCACATTCAAGCAGCTGGTGGAAGACTTGGACCGCACCCTGGCCATGACGTCCAACCAG GAGTACTTGGAGCTGTTTGTGCCTCTAGACCAGTATTCCCCCAACTACCCGGACACTCGCAGCTCCACCTGCTCCTCGGGCGAGGACTCTGTTTTCTCCCACGATGCAGGGGCTGAGGAGCCCTGCCTGCCAAAGTTCCCTCCCCACTCCAACGGGGTGGCCCTGAAAAAGCGTTGA
- the fgfr1a gene encoding fibroblast growth factor receptor 1-A isoform X9, whose protein sequence is MPQRSRWTSIPRVVNSCNTPQRMLAVQSMLVFLALLAHILPIQARPAIPNEVIHMPSVEIQAEVFTLYPGDRLELSCNTKYPVNWTKEHAVVVDGEHTRLRDGKLEIEGVELADSGLYTCTTFGNHSSYFSVNVTVVLFSYSLADILASSEDEDEEDETSSEEAKLSSIQKLLPMAPQWAQPDKMEKKLHAVPASKTVKFRCQASGNPTPTLKWFKNGKEFKRDQRIGGFKVREHMWTIIMESVVPSDKGNYTCVVENKHGSINHTYQLDVVERSPHRPILQAGLPANRTAVVGSDVEFECKVFSDPQPHIQWLKHIEVNGSRVGPDGLPYVRILKHSGVNSSDTQVLTLYNVTEEESGEYICKVSNYIGEANQSAWLTVVRHEAQAVPRSPPPTKRTWRVLIYCVGFFLIAVMVAVAIIFKMRSSSKKTDFSSELAVHKLAKSIPLRRQVSVDSSSSLHSGVMLVRPSRLSSSGSPMLTGVSEYELPQDPRWELPRDRLVLGKPLGEGCFGQVVMGEALGLDQEKPNRVTKVAVKMLKSDATEKDLSDLISEMEMMKIIGKHKNIINLLGACTQDGPLYVIVEYASKGNLREYLRARRPPGMEYCYNPDQVPIENMSIKDLVSCAYQVARGMEYLSSKKCIHRDLAARNVLVTEDNVMKIADFGLARDIHHIDYYKKTTNGRLPVKWMAPEALFDRIYTHQSDVWSFGVLLWEIFTLGGSPYPGVPVEELFKLLKEGHRMDKPSTCTHELYMMMRDCWHAVPSHRPTFKQLVEDLDRTLAMTSNQEYLELFVPLDQYSPNYPDTRSSTCSSGEDSVFSHDAGAEEPCLPKFPPHSNGVALKKR, encoded by the exons ATGCCCCAAAGGTCCAGATGGACTTCCATTCCCAGAGTGGTCAACAGCTGTAACACCCCCCAAAGGATGTTGGCAGTGCAAAGTATGCTTGTGTTTCTGGCCTTGCTTGCACACATTCTACCAATCCAGGCCCGGCCTGCCATCCCTAATGAAG TTATCCATATGCCATCTGTGGAAATCCAAGCAGAGGTTTTCACCCTCTACCCTGGGGACCGCCTGGAGCTGAGTTGTAACACTAAGTACCCTGTCAACTGGACTAAGGAGCATGCAGTGGTAGTGGATGGGGAGCACACACGTTTAAGGGATGGCAAGCTTGAGATTGAGGGCGTGGAGCTGGCCGACTCTGGCTTGTACACTTGCACCACCTTTGGCAACCACAGCTCTTACTTCTCTGTCAATGTTACAG TTGTTCTCTTTTCCTATTCACTAGCTGATATCCTGGCATCTTCTGAAGATGAAGACGAGGAGGATGAGACTTCCTCAGAGGAGGCAAAGCTGTCTAGCATTCAAAAGCTTTTAC CAATGGCCCCTCAGTGGGCTCAGCCAGACAAGATGGAGAAAAAACTGCATGCCGTCCCAGCCAGTAAGACTGTCAAGTTCCGCTGCCAGGCCAGTGGGAACCCCACCCCAACACTTAAGTGGTTCAAGAACGGCAAGGAGTTCAAGAGGGATCAGCGAATTGGGGGCTTCAAA GTCAGAGAACACATGTGGACCATCATCATGGAGTCTGTGGTTCCATCTGACAAGGGGAACTACACTTGTGTAGTGGAAAACAAACATGGAAGCATCAACCACACTTACCAACTGGATGTTGTTG AGCGTTCTCCCCACAGACCCATACTGCAGGCGGGACTGCCAGCCAATCGCACCGCTGTGGTGGGTAGTGATGTGGAGTTTGAGTGTAAGGTGTTTAGTGACCCCCAGCCTCACATCCAGTGGCTGAAACACATCGAGGTCAACGGGAGCCGCGTAGGTCCTGATGGTTTACCCTACGTCCGTATTCTCAAG CACTCTGGGGTCAATAGCTCGGACACTCAGGTGTTGACCCTCTACAATGTCACTGAGGAGGAGAGCGGGGAGTATATATGTAAAGTGTCCAATTATATAGGAGAGGCCAATCAGTCGGCCTGGCTGACCGTCGTCAGGCATGAGGCCCAAG CAGTCCCCCGCTCCCCACCACCAACCAAACGTACCTGGAGGGTGCTGATCTACTGTGTGGGCTTCTTCCTCATTGCTGTCATGGTGGCCGTGGCTATCATCTTCAAGATGCGCAGCTCGTCCAAGAAGACTGACTTCAGTAGTGAGCTGGCTGTCCACAAGCTGGCCAAAAGCATTCCCCTGCGCAGACAG GTTTCGGTAGACTCTAGCTCCTCCCTCCACTCTGGAGTGATGTTGGTGCGCCCCTCTCGCCTCTCCTCCAGCGGCTCTCCTATGTTGACTGGGGTGTCTGAGTACGAACTGCCTCAGGACCCACGATGGGAACTGCCCAGGGACAG GCTGGTGCTGGGGAAGCCCCTGGGAGAAGGCTGCTTTGGCCAGGTGGTCATGGGAGAGGCTCTAGGGCTAGACCAAGAGAAGCCGAACAGGGTCACCAAAGTGGCCGTCAAGATGCTGAAAT CTGACGCTACAGAGAAAGACCTGTCAGACCTGATCTCAGAGATGGAGATGATGAAGATCATTGGGAAGCACAAAAACATCATTAACCTGCTGGGAGCCTGCACCCAGGACG GTCCTCTCTATGTTATTGTGGAGTATGCCTCCAAGGGCAACCTTCGGGAGTATCTGAGAGCACGGCGTCCACCAGGCATGGAGTATTGCTACAACCCTGACCAGGTTCCCATAGAGAACATGTCTATTAAGGACCTGGTGTCCTGTGCCTACCAGGTTGCCCGTGGCATGGAGTACCTGTCCTCTAAGAAG TGTATCCACAGAGACCTGGCAGCCCGTAACGTGCTAGTGACGGAAGACAATGTAATGAAGATTGCAGACTTTGGCCTGGCCAGAGATATCCACCATATTGACTATTATAAAAAGACTACCAAT GGTCGTTTACCAGTCAAGTGGATGGCCCCAGAAGCTCTATTTGACCGGATATACACCCACCAAAGTGATGT ATGGTCTTTTGGGGTGCTGCTGTGGGAGATCTTCACCCTGGGGGGCTCTCCATACCCAGGAGTCCCTGTGGAAGAGCTGTTTAAGCTGCTAAAGGAGGGCCACCGTATGGACAAGCCATCCACCTGCACTCATGAATT ATACATGATGATGAGGGACTGCTGGCATGCTGTTCCCTCCCACCGCCCCACATTCAAGCAGCTGGTGGAAGACTTGGACCGCACCCTGGCCATGACGTCCAACCAG GAGTACTTGGAGCTGTTTGTGCCTCTAGACCAGTATTCCCCCAACTACCCGGACACTCGCAGCTCCACCTGCTCCTCGGGCGAGGACTCTGTTTTCTCCCACGATGCAGGGGCTGAGGAGCCCTGCCTGCCAAAGTTCCCTCCCCACTCCAACGGGGTGGCCCTGAAAAAGCGTTGA